The nucleotide sequence CCAGCGCACTTCATGGACCAGCGTGTCCCCCGAGTGCACGGAGCGCAGGACCACACCGCGTCCGTCCGGCAGGGCCCGCAACCAGCCCTGGCACAATTGAACATACGTGTCAGCGTCCTGGGTACGGCGCTGTGTGGAGGGTTCCTCGTAGATCACGTCAGGCGTGAGCAGGTCCCGGAAGGCGTCCCAGTTCGCCTGACTGAACGTGTCGATCAACCGGGTGTCGGGTTGCGTGACTTGAGTTTGCATGCCTTTCCTCCGATGGCGGCGTTTCCGCCGGTTGACGTGCCCAGTGGTCACAACGGACGAGCAGCGTGCCACGGTGCATAGCGAGGCGGAACCGTGGCGTTGGAAGCGTCCTGCGGTGGTCTGGTGCCTCACGTTAAGCGGCCATCCATCGCCCAGCATCGTGAAAACTGGGGGGGAGGGGTGGGCACCCCCCGTCAGAATTGGGGGGTGCGGACCTGTTGGGCCTGCCCATCAGTTGCCCATCTGTCCTGGTCGCCAGGATGCGAGCGCGGTGAGGGTACGCTGATGAAGAGTCAACCTTCGTTTCTGCCATCCCTCGTCTACCGGCGCAAGGTGCTTATGACCGTCTTCCGTGACGTACTGGCTCCCGGACATCTTCCTCCCCGTCCCACCCCACTGGTTGGCCGAGAAGCTGAAATCCTGATGGTCAGCGGATTGCTCAGCCGGCCTCAGCTTCACCTGCTGACGCTCCGGGGTCCCGGCGGTATCGGGAAAACCAGGCTGGCGCTGGAACTCGCCTACACCTTGGGACCGGAATTCGACCTGGGGGCGGTGTGGGTGAATCTTGTTTCGTTGCGGGATCCGGCGGAGGTCCTGCCCGCCATTGCTCAGGCCATCGGGGCCCCCTCCGCTGACCGCGCTGACCTAGGGGCGACCATCGGAACGCACAGCCTGCTGCTCGTCCTCGACAATTTCGAGCACCTTCCAACGGCCGCCGCCGACATCGCCGCTCTGGCCAACATCACGTCAAATCTGCGGATCCTGATCACCAGCCGCTGCGCCCTGCACGTCCGTGGGGAGCATGAATTGCCGCTCGGCCCCCTCCCACTTCCAACCCGAGCAAGCAGGGGGCTGGAGAGCGCCGCGGTGCGTCTGTTTGTCGATTGCGTTCAGGCAGTCGACCCGCACTTCCGCCTGACGCCAGCGAACGAGCCAGTCGTCTCCCGCATCTGCTGCCTCCTGGACGGTATTCCCCTGGCCCTGGAACTGGCCGCCTCAAGACTTCGTGCGGTGACCGTGGACGGTCTGCTGGCGTGGTTGGAACGGCCCCTCGAGGTGCTGACGGACGGGCCGAGAGATGGTCCACATCATGGGGATTCCCTGCGGAGCACCATCGGTTGGAGTGTCGACTTACTGACCGCTCAGCAGCGCCTGGCGTTTGCCGCGTGTGGCACCTTTATTGGTGGTTTCACGCTGCCGGCCCTTGAGGCCGTGACATTGCACGAGTCTGCACGTTCACTCCTGATTGCGCTCGTCGAGCACAGCATGGTCCAGGCGGCAGAGGGTCCTGAGTCTCGCTGGCGCCTCCTGGAGCCGGTTCGGGAGTTTGCGGAGGAACTGCTCAACAGCCTTCCGGAGGCCGGAGTGTTCCGCGAACGACACGCGCTTTACTATCTGGCACTCGCCGAGCAGGCCAGGCGGTGTGAGGAGCATCTGGAGTCGTTCTGGTTTTCGCGTCTGGCCGCGGACGACGCAAATCTAAACTTGGCCCTGCAATGGCTGGTGGAGACTGAACGGGCGCAGCAGGCACTGCGGCTGGTCAGGGCGCTCGGGCCGTACTGGGGTCATGACGCAACGCAGAAACACCATAACTGGCTGTGCCGGATCGTGGACATGCCCGGCGCGGACGGAGAGCCTGACCTGCTGGCGGACGGGCTACGAGATTTGGGACTGACCTGCCGGAATCTCCACCGGTTCGCTCAGGCCCGTCAGGTGCTGGGGCGGGCGGGCGATCTCTACCGCCAGCTGGGGAATGCTGCGGGTGAAGCCGACGTTCTGCTGCTGCTCGCGTCGGTATCCTCGGGGGCGGGAGATCACGATCAGGCTCTTGAATTGTTCCAGCGAGTCCAGCGTATCTTTGAGAACCTGAACCACAGGCAGCGTCTCAATGACGTCGCAAACAGCCTGGGGGTGACGTATCTCCGCCTGGGTCAGCCTGCGGACGCCTTCCGCTGTTTTGAGCGGACCGAGGCGTTAAGTCTGGAGCGGGGCAGTGAGGGAGGTCTGGCTTTTGCTAAGGGTTTGATGGGCTGGTCGGCTTACCTCCAGGGCGAGCGGAGCACCGCGCTGCCGTTGGCGCGGGCCGCCTGGCACCACATGCTGACGGTGCCGAACGCGCTGCTACGGTACGTGCTGCTGCACATGCTCGCCTTTCATGCTCGTGACGCTGGAGAGCTGACCCTTGCTGCGCGGATGGTCGGGTGTAGCGACGCGATGCGGATCAGGACGGGTGAACCGTGGGACGTGTGTTTCGCTCCGCACGTGAAAGCCCTGGACGTAGCCCTCCGAGCTGAGATGGGAGAACAGTATGTGGAGTGCCGTGTGGAAGGAGAGACGCTCAGCCTCGAGGACCTTGTGCCGGAAGTTCAGGCGTTTCTCGACCATATCCTGACAGTGCCGCCGTCCATCAAGACCGGCACTCCCTTGACCACGCGGGAGCTGGACGTGCTCCGGCTGCTTGCTCAGGGCATCTCGGATAAGAGAATTGCGCAACACCTTCACATCAGCGCCACGACCGTCAGTAAACATGTCTCGAGCATGCTGGGCAAGCTGGAAATGCATAACCGGGTGGAGCTTGCCCGCTGGGCCGTGGAGCGCGGGCTGGTGGATGCACCGTTCTCTTGAAAAGGTTCATGATGGCGTGGTTCAGGCACTGCTGACGCGGACGACGAGCACAGGGCATGTGATCCTCCCTCTCCGTGCTCACCTTCTTGGACACCTGTGCCATCACGAGGCGTGCCGGAGCAGGACGTTCCCGACGAAGTCATGCGCCCTGCGCGCACGTGTTGATCAGGCTCGCCGAGCGCCATGGCGTCTGCAATGTCATGGTCCTTCGTGAAAGTCATCCATCTCTCGTGATGTCCTGGTATGCCACGTTGGTAATTGTTCTGGGATTTACATGGAAATGAATCTACGTACGAAGAAAAATATGGGCTTTCCTGTTGATTGGTCGGCGACACTTCGTATTGCTCCACTCCTCATCACCTTCATGGCTTGACATTTGATCCGCATTCTGCTTAAATGAATGGCAAGCAGGTTTCCCACGCTCGTGGAGTAGAGTACTTCCCGCATTTGTGGGGATGATTCGGTATTTAGACTCCTGAGATGACTCAGCAGTTTGTTTCCCACGCTTGTGGGGATGATTCGGTTTCATTCAGACGAAAGACCCTGCTCAATCCCCCGCACTTACGGGGGCTTTTTTTGGCCATGATGTCCATTTGAACCGTGTCGCTCGTTATCGCTGAATGGACACTGTCGTGTTTCATTGAGTCTTCGAAGCAAAAGACGAGATTCACGGAAAAACATGCCTCTGATTTGAACTTTGACGTTACGATAAGAGATATGAAGGCAACACTTGAAATCTATCCTTGGAATCGAGACCTGCTCCGTCACATCCTCACGCACGACCCAGGAGGCGAGGGCACCGGCGGAGGGCAAACGATGTGTGGCACCGGCTGGGACGAGTGCGCGGACTTTACCTTGCCAGACGGACGGTGCATCAGCGTGATGTTCAGCGTGGACGACTCGACAGCAACCATCGGTGTGTTCGACCACGCGGCATCCGACCCCACCCTGCTCCGGTACGAAGGGGAGCCGGCCGAGGCACTCACCGTGCTGATCGACAGCCTTGTGGCGCTCGGGCACTCATTGCCCCGCTGATCCAGAAAGGGAGTTGTCTTGAGACGAAAAAGACGGCCAAAATGGCCGCCTTTGATGTCGAATAGTATACCCCGACATCCACGTATACGCAACGTATGCATCCCGATTCCCTGGGCTGGACTCTGGACAGCCGAGAAACGCGCTCCCGAGGCGCCCTCGCCCCTCAGTCAGGGTTCAGAGATCAGCGAGTTCAGCCGCCAGGTCATCCGCCGGCACATCGACATACGCCCTGGTCGTGTTGACATTCGCGTGACCCAGATGATGTGCCACACGAACAAAATCCCGCGTCCGCCGGTACAATAAGGTACCGTTGTATTTCCGGAACGCATGAAAGCCCGCCCAGGGCAGACCTTCCTGCTCCATCAGGCGCCGCAGATGGTACGCGGCACCGGACCGGTGGGCGAACGAGAACAGGCGTCCATTCTTGCCCTGACCCGCGTGGGCCCGCAGGGCTTCGAGGAGGGTGCCCGAGATGCCGACGATCCGCCGCTTACCCCCTTTTCCGTGCACGGTCAGGCGGTGGCTGGCGGTGTCGACCTGGGCCCAGGTGAGGGTCAGGGCTTCCTCGATGCGCAATCCCGCATGGGCAGTCAGGAGGATCAGGACCCGCAGGTCGGTGCGCTGCTCCCGTTCCGCAGCGGCTAACGTGCGGTGCACCACGGTCTCGCGATGTGGCGGCCGCCGGGTAATCGCGTCGGTCCGGTCCCGCGGTTGCGGTACATCCTCGAACGGGTGGGCCGTGGTGACTTGCGCCCAACGCAAGGCCGCGTATAGGGCGTTGGCGGCCGCCACCCGGGAGCGGGCGGTCGCGGCTGCTTTGGGTCTGGTGCCGTCCCGGTTGACCGTCAGGCTGCTCACCCAGAACGCGGCGTCGTTCCGCCTGGGACGCAGCAGGTTCCAGGCGCGCTCCTCAGCGTGGGCCAGAAATTGCCGGACGCCAGTGCGGTATGAGCGCAGGGTGTGTGGACTGATGCGGATGCCTGCTTGGGTGAGCGTGGTCAGGTAGGCGACGGTCAGGTCCCACAGCACCTCGGCGTCTTTGTCGCGGGCGGCTTCGGTGGCGCGGCGGCGGAGTTCAGCTTCGTGGAGGCTGGTCCAGTTCGAGGCCTGGTCCAGGAGGTGGCCCCGGCGGAGGTCGAGGGTGAGGGCGTAGGTGGAGTTCGCTTCTGGACTGTGCTGGCTCTCTCCCCTGGTGTCCATCTTTTAGATGATAACTACAATTATCGCAAAAAGGGACGAGGGGAGACCTCGGGACTTCATCCGCCTTGACCATGTGCCGCTCAACGGCCGGGAGTGAGACCCCCAGGCCTGGCCCCACGACCCCCACAGTCCGACGCTGCCCTCCCGCGCACTCCAGCAGCCGGGCGGTCACCGCCTTCAGCTCGTCAGGCTCACTTCAGTGGCTCACCTCCCCACACCGTTCCCATTCCAGGACCCCGCCGTCCCGGAGGCCCGGTTCAGCCAGTGGGGACGCGGCCTGACGCCTCCCGCAGGGACCACACCCGCAAGGTCAGGAGGTGAATCGGCGCACCCGCGTCGACCTCCCGCCAAATGGCCTGGGCAACGACATCCAGTCGCTGCTGCGGATTCGCATGAACACCGTGTTCAGACGCTCCGGCGTCCCCGCGAGGACAACCGCGTGGCCGGTTCCCACCCCTGCACGTTCAGGCTGAACCGCAGGAAGCCAGAACTTCTGACTCCTCCCCTCAGGAACTGGCCCTCATCTGGCTCCAGAGTCGCCCTGCCCCCACTGCACTCTGCGGCCGATCACTCACCGCTGTTGAGCGACGGTACCGCACTTTTTCCAGTCGGACCGACCGAAAGTACAGCTTCTTTGCGTGATAAAATCCATACCAATCCTCAATCAAAACTTCATTTTCCTGGAGAGGTCCTCCATGAATGACTGTACTTTTGCCCTGCCTCCACCCCAGGCATTTCCATCCGCCGCCACCCGGGCTTCCCGTCCCAGATCCGTGGCGGCCCCCGACGCCCCGGTCATCCTGACCCTGAGCCGCCTGCTGAGCCAGCTCGACCTCACGCCCACCCTGGCCCTGATGGCCCGCATCGAACTGCGCGGTGCCGAGCGCCGGCCGCGGGTGCGTGGCAAAGGCATCACCGTTCCGGACGTGCTCAGGACCGCCCGGCGCTGCTGCACTCTGGAAGAGGTGCTCGAAGTCCGGCCCGGCCTCCATGAACTCGACGTCGCCGCCTGCCTGGCCTACGACCAGAAAGTGCGCGAACTGCGGCGGGAGTAAGCCGCGCATGGACCGTGTGGCGGCTCCTACCTTCTGCGGGAGACGACGGGGCCGCGCCGGCACCGGGGGCGCCCTCAGGAGGTCCAGGGCCTCGATCTCCGCCGCTTCTGACTGCCGAGCTTCCTCGCCTGGGCTGCCCAGTCCCAGGCTCGCCGCCCGGGACCGGGCACCCAACCGTCATGACCGGCTTGTGGGCGCTAAAACCACTGTTCCCCGGCACCACAACCAGGAGTGGAGGATGACCATGCAGAGCCTCGCCGCCACCGCACTCGCTGCCACGCTCGTCATACTTGGCACTGCCGGCACAGGTGCGGACGCGTGGCCCTGGATGAACCCCACCCTCAGCCCGGACCAGCGCGCCGACCTCGTGCTGCGGCAGATGACTCCCGACGAGAAGCAGCGCCTCGTGTTCGGCTCTTTCGCGACCGACCTCCCCGCGAAGTTTTACCGTGCGCCGCGGGAAGCACGCTACGGCTCCGCCGGCTACGTGCCCGGCATCCCACGCCTCGGCCTCCCACCGCAGTGGCAGACCGACGCTGGCATCGGCGTCGCCACCCAGGGCAGCGCGCCGAAAAAGCTCGAGCGGACCGCTCTCCCCTCCGGGATCGCAACCACCGCCAGCTGGAATCCGGAGATCGCCCGCCGGGGCGGCGCGATGATCGGCCGCGAAGCACGGCTGTCCGGCTTCAACGTGATGCTCGCGGGCGGCGTCAACCTGGCGCGCGACCCCCGCAACGGCCGCACCTTCGAATACGGCGGCGAGGACCCTCTGCTGGCCGGCACCATGATCGGCCACCACGTTGCCGGGATCCAGTCCAACCACATCATCTCGACGGTCAAGCATTTCGCGCTCAACAACCAGGAGAGCGGGCGCCACCTCCTCGATGCACGAATCGACGAAGCAGGCGCGCGCATGTCCGACCTCCTCGCCTTTCAGTTCGCGATCGAGCGGTCAGATGCGGGTTCGGTGATGTGCGCCTACAACCGGGTGAATGGCACCTACGCCTGCGAGAATCACTGGCTGCTGACGCAGGTGCTAAGAGACGACTGGGGCTTTCGCGGGTATGTGCTGTCGGACTGGGGCGCGGTCCACAGCACCGAGCAGTCGGCCAAGGCCGGGCTCGACCAGGACTCCGGCTTTCCATTCGACGCACAGCCTTATTTCGGTGCGCCGCTCCGCCAGGCGGTCGCACAGGGCCGCGTCACCGGGCACCGGCTGAACGAGATGGCGCACCGGATCCTGCGCGCCATGTTCGACAACGGTGTGGTGGACCATCCGGTGACGCCGCAGGAGACGGAGATCGACTTCGCTGCCCATGCGGAAGTGACCCGCACCGCGGCCGAGCAGGGCGCCGTCCTCCTCAGGAACGAAGGGCGCCTTCTCCCGCTGAGCGCTGACCTGCGGCGGATCGCGGTCATCGGGGGTCATGCGGATGTCGGCGTGCTCTCGGGCGGCGGCTCATCGCAGACCTATCCGCGGGGTGGCAACGCCGTGCCCGGCCTGGAGCCGCGGACCTGGCCGGGGCCGATCGTCTATTATCCCTCCTCGCCGGTGCGCGCGATCCAGGCGCAGGTGCCGGGCGCGCAGGTGAGCTTCCACGACGGCACCGATGCCGCGGAAGCAGCACATGCCGCGCGTGAAGCCGACGTCGCGATTGTCTTCGGCACGCAGTGGGCCAGTGAATCCATCGACGTGCCGCTTACCCTGCCGGGCCATCAGGACGCGCTCATCGCCGCCGTCGCCGCGGCCAATCCGCGCACCGTCGTGGTGCTCGAGACCGGCGGGCCGGTCCTGATGCCGTGGGTGACCCAGGTGCCGGCGATTCTGGAAGCCTGGTATCCCGGGACCGAGGGCGGGCAGGCGATCGCCAACCTCCTGTTCGGCCGGGTGAATCCTTCCGGCCGGTTACCGATCACCTTCCCCCGCGACGAGAGTCAGTTGCCGCGCCCGCGGCTCGATGGCAACGGCCTGCGGCCGGGCACGCCCTTCAGCGTTGACTATTTTGAAGGTGCGCGGGTCGGGTATCGCTGGTTCGACGCCAACAACCTCGAGCCGCTCTTTCCGTTCGGGTACGGCCTCACGTACACGCAGTTCGAGTATGACCGGCTGCGTGCCGGTGTCGACGGGCAGGATCTCGTGGTCAGCTTCCGGGTGGAGAATAAGGGGCCGCGGCGTGGCCGGGACGTGCCGCAGGTGTATGTTTCGCCGGCTGGTGGCGGCTGGGAGGCCCCGCGCCGCCTGGCCGGGTTCGCCAGTGTGGAACTCGAGCCCGGTGGTGATCAGATGGTCACGCTCTCGGTCGATCCGCGCACGCTCGCCACCTGGGACACGGCCGCACGCGAATGGCGGATTGCCCGCGGAGCGTACCGCGTGATGGTTGGCACCCACTCGCGCGACGTCAAGGAGACGGAGACCGTGCACCTCCCCGAGCGGCGGCTCCCCGCCGGCTGGCGGCCTGGAAGCTGACTGACGCCGCCCGCGAGCGCACCCACAGTAGGTCCGTCGGGCGCAGCTGAGGCTTGCCAGTCGCCTGGGCCAGCCTTATACACAGTTCCCGGGACGCCACACACGCCGGTGCCACCGCTGAGATCCCCTGCCTCGAAGGCCAGCGCCGCGCCCAGTCCGGTCGCCAGCAGGATGGACAGGTCAATCCTGCTGGCGACCGGCCCCAGGGCGCACCCGTACCAGACCAGGTGACCTCATCCGCCTTGACCACCCTCAGCCAACCAGCAGGGGGTGAGACCCACTGGCCTCACCCCCTGCTGGACACCCCCACCCTTCATTCCACGCTGCCCTCCCGAGCAAACAAGCCAGAAAGCGGGCGTTCAGTACCACTGCTTTAGCGGAGGCCGCGGAACTCGTTCAGGCGCACCACCCCCGCATACTCGCTCGCCTCAAAGACATTGCCGGTGGCTTTCTGCCCGGAGAACGCCAACGCAGTCTGCCGCGTCCCCGAGTGATACCAGCGGACAATCAATGTGCCGTCCGCGAAGGCCACCGTCTGCACCGGACCGTATCCGGCCCGCTGAAGCATACCGGCCAGCTCCTGCACGCGTTGCTCGCACTCCGCACGGGTGAGATTGCTGCCTGCCATCCCCGCCATCTGCGAGCTCAGGGAGCTTACCTGACTGGCTTGTCCGAGGCCACCCATCACTACCGAGGCGGTCACCGTCAACTGCACAGCACGAATCCAGTGGATGTTACGCATGATGCTTCCTCCGCGGCAGGTCCTGGCCTGCCATCGCGCTCACCCGTGAAGGTGTTGGCGCCAAGTGGATCGTCAGGGCTCTCGTGCTGGTGAAGGCGGAAGAGAGACCCAGGGGGGACTTTTCGTCCGTGATCTCCTGCTCTCGCGGGGGTGGTTCCCCGGGGCTACACTGAAGTCTCGAACGACACCGTTACGTTAGGAAGTGACCGTGACAAGACCGCAACAAGCGTCTGATTCACCGTACCCGCTGGAGTTCCTGTTTCTGGGGAGTCCGGAAGTCCGGTCTGCCGGACAGTCCTGGCATCCCAGAACCCGCAAGACGCTGGCCTTGCTGGCCTACCTCATGCTCAACCCCGCACCGCACGCCCGTGATCGGCTCGCGGCGATGTTGTGGCCTGACGCGGAGCGACAACAGGGCCGGGCGAGCGTGCGCACCTCGCTCGCACAGATCGCCGCGCTCCTCAGCCGTCAATCCACGCTCCTGATCACCGACCGGGATCACGTGGCTTTGAACAGCGCCACACTGTGGGTGGACGTGCACCGCCTGACGGCGCACGCTGCCATGACCACTCAGACGTCTCGTGAATTGGCTGAGACCGCCGCGCTCTACCGTGGTGATCTCCTGAATGGTCTGGATTTTCCCGACCTTCCTGAATACACCGAGTGGCTCGAAACGGAACGGGAGACGGCCCGACTCGCGCTCGACAGGCTCCTGTCTCTTCAAATCCTGCGGCATCAGCAGGCTGGAGAGCTGGAAGCTGCCGTCGACGCTGCCCGTCAACGCCTTCGGCACGACCCCCTCAACGAGGCGGCACACGCCCGCCTGATCGAATTGCACGTCCAGTCAGACCAGCCCACCGCCGCATTGGCGGCCTACCGTTCCTGCAAGCAGACGCTTGAACGGGAACTCGGGATTTCTCCGTCCGCAGCCACCACGGCCCTCATGGCCACGCTGCCGAAGGACCCCCCCTCAGGCTGGACCTCACCCCATCCCGACCCAGGCAGTCCTCACCTGGTCGGTCGCGATGATGCGTGGCTCCGCCTGAGTGAGGCTTGGGCCCGTCACCAGACGGTCTTCGTCACCGGGGTGCCCGGCGTCGGAAAAACCCGCCTGGTTCACGACTTCGTCCGGTCTCAACCTGGGACGCCTCTCTTTCGTCAGGCACGGCCAGGAGAGCGCCATGTTCCGTACGCTTCCCAGGTCGAGGTGTTGAGGACCCTGGTGAATGCCCGGGGTAATTTGCCGTCACTTCTTCCACCCTGGGTGCAACACGAGCTCGCCCGCCTCCTGCCAGAATTTGGTGCTGCTTCCCAGGAGCCGATCCAGAACCAGACCGACTGGCTCCGCTTGCATGACGCCCTGGGCGTGGCCCTTCAAGCCGGGAGTACCGTCCTGTCCGCGGTCGTGATCGACGACCTGCATTCCTTCGACCCGACCAGCCTGGATGTCATCCTGTACCTGCTCGGGAAACGTCAGGCTGAGCGCACATGCCGGCACATCTACACCTACCGGCAGGGAGAGCTGCCGCCCGCATTTGAAAGCAGTCTTCAGTCATTCGTTGAGCGGGGCCAGGCAGTCATTCTCGAAGTGGAACCTCTCGGTCAGATGCATGTCGCCG is from Deinococcus malanensis and encodes:
- a CDS encoding glycoside hydrolase family 3 C-terminal domain-containing protein — translated: MTMQSLAATALAATLVILGTAGTGADAWPWMNPTLSPDQRADLVLRQMTPDEKQRLVFGSFATDLPAKFYRAPREARYGSAGYVPGIPRLGLPPQWQTDAGIGVATQGSAPKKLERTALPSGIATTASWNPEIARRGGAMIGREARLSGFNVMLAGGVNLARDPRNGRTFEYGGEDPLLAGTMIGHHVAGIQSNHIISTVKHFALNNQESGRHLLDARIDEAGARMSDLLAFQFAIERSDAGSVMCAYNRVNGTYACENHWLLTQVLRDDWGFRGYVLSDWGAVHSTEQSAKAGLDQDSGFPFDAQPYFGAPLRQAVAQGRVTGHRLNEMAHRILRAMFDNGVVDHPVTPQETEIDFAAHAEVTRTAAEQGAVLLRNEGRLLPLSADLRRIAVIGGHADVGVLSGGGSSQTYPRGGNAVPGLEPRTWPGPIVYYPSSPVRAIQAQVPGAQVSFHDGTDAAEAAHAAREADVAIVFGTQWASESIDVPLTLPGHQDALIAAVAAANPRTVVVLETGGPVLMPWVTQVPAILEAWYPGTEGGQAIANLLFGRVNPSGRLPITFPRDESQLPRPRLDGNGLRPGTPFSVDYFEGARVGYRWFDANNLEPLFPFGYGLTYTQFEYDRLRAGVDGQDLVVSFRVENKGPRRGRDVPQVYVSPAGGGWEAPRRLAGFASVELEPGGDQMVTLSVDPRTLATWDTAAREWRIARGAYRVMVGTHSRDVKETETVHLPERRLPAGWRPGS
- a CDS encoding tyrosine-type recombinase/integrase gives rise to the protein MDTRGESQHSPEANSTYALTLDLRRGHLLDQASNWTSLHEAELRRRATEAARDKDAEVLWDLTVAYLTTLTQAGIRISPHTLRSYRTGVRQFLAHAEERAWNLLRPRRNDAAFWVSSLTVNRDGTRPKAAATARSRVAAANALYAALRWAQVTTAHPFEDVPQPRDRTDAITRRPPHRETVVHRTLAAAEREQRTDLRVLILLTAHAGLRIEEALTLTWAQVDTASHRLTVHGKGGKRRIVGISGTLLEALRAHAGQGKNGRLFSFAHRSGAAYHLRRLMEQEGLPWAGFHAFRKYNGTLLYRRTRDFVRVAHHLGHANVNTTRAYVDVPADDLAAELADL
- a CDS encoding ester cyclase; the protein is MQTQVTQPDTRLIDTFSQANWDAFRDLLTPDVIYEEPSTQRRTQDADTYVQLCQGWLRALPDGRGVVLRSVHSGDTLVHEVRWEGTHNGPLDTPGGSIPPTGRWVSFEGVMWCEMKGDRIGFIRHHLDVLSLLQQIGALPAP
- a CDS encoding ATP-binding protein, coding for MKSQPSFLPSLVYRRKVLMTVFRDVLAPGHLPPRPTPLVGREAEILMVSGLLSRPQLHLLTLRGPGGIGKTRLALELAYTLGPEFDLGAVWVNLVSLRDPAEVLPAIAQAIGAPSADRADLGATIGTHSLLLVLDNFEHLPTAAADIAALANITSNLRILITSRCALHVRGEHELPLGPLPLPTRASRGLESAAVRLFVDCVQAVDPHFRLTPANEPVVSRICCLLDGIPLALELAASRLRAVTVDGLLAWLERPLEVLTDGPRDGPHHGDSLRSTIGWSVDLLTAQQRLAFAACGTFIGGFTLPALEAVTLHESARSLLIALVEHSMVQAAEGPESRWRLLEPVREFAEELLNSLPEAGVFRERHALYYLALAEQARRCEEHLESFWFSRLAADDANLNLALQWLVETERAQQALRLVRALGPYWGHDATQKHHNWLCRIVDMPGADGEPDLLADGLRDLGLTCRNLHRFAQARQVLGRAGDLYRQLGNAAGEADVLLLLASVSSGAGDHDQALELFQRVQRIFENLNHRQRLNDVANSLGVTYLRLGQPADAFRCFERTEALSLERGSEGGLAFAKGLMGWSAYLQGERSTALPLARAAWHHMLTVPNALLRYVLLHMLAFHARDAGELTLAARMVGCSDAMRIRTGEPWDVCFAPHVKALDVALRAEMGEQYVECRVEGETLSLEDLVPEVQAFLDHILTVPPSIKTGTPLTTRELDVLRLLAQGISDKRIAQHLHISATTVSKHVSSMLGKLEMHNRVELARWAVERGLVDAPFS
- a CDS encoding DUF433 domain-containing protein, with the protein product MNDCTFALPPPQAFPSAATRASRPRSVAAPDAPVILTLSRLLSQLDLTPTLALMARIELRGAERRPRVRGKGITVPDVLRTARRCCTLEEVLEVRPGLHELDVAACLAYDQKVRELRRE